A single Lathamus discolor isolate bLatDis1 chromosome 16, bLatDis1.hap1, whole genome shotgun sequence DNA region contains:
- the ARHGEF16 gene encoding rho guanine nucleotide exchange factor 16 isoform X2: MGSVCVQHPGKGEPTPRFPLGLHVNALCSTGRRSPVSVLQCLAPCATAMSRRRPSSSVDDKAFLLEYRCHPVRPEPPSPTGRHSSATGPDATSLLATGSPPAAEPRRIVLSTDSPAALKVGTQQLIPRSLAVSTRTKHNASRLQGSAASREPLSPDPKGASVPSLSLEAEEEEEDGGGALKRNLRNMSYRAAMKEPGPPNAVSSLKPVSEEGSALPAHSPGRSKRTFGRKRVQKRGGSFKDQPRLYQEIRERGLNSVSHESDEDLLEESIPEEPSPAGAAIVVQSYRPAQVTWSQLPEVLEAGILQWVSPEERKRQEAMFEIITSEYSYMHSLSVLVCHFMRSEELKETMTQTEHHHLFSNISDILTVSTRFFEDLEKRYQEHLLIPDISDIVEEHASNHFSPYISYCSNEVYQQRTLQRLLATNPLFKETLKQIERKPECGGLPMISFLILPMQRVTRLPLLLDTVCQKTKACTAAYGAATRALKAISKLVKNCNEGARAMERTEQMYTLQKQLEFGKRKPFPLISASRWLLKRGELYLLLSEEAGIFRRGAGRLCYLFSFNDVLIITKKKSEESYAVLNYATLDQVTVEKMENTDPPSPPPGKPGSGGTARGTAGGFLLRVVMEKDSEGRREEIVLSAETLSDRARWIAALMHREKEKPDTTPKGDLSQVEITQPYLAKQADEISLQQADVVLVLGGEDGWCWGERLRDGERGWFPQACARHITSRTAVECNVRRMERLRLETDV, from the exons ATGGGCTCGGTCTGCGTACAGCATCCCGGGAAAGGGGAGCCTACCCCGAGGTTCCCTCTGGGGCTACACGTAAATGCCCTCTGCAGTACTGGAAGGCGCTCACCTGTCTCTGTCTTACAGTGTTTGGCGCCCTGTGCCACCGCCATGTCTCGGCGCCgccccagcagctctgtggacGACAAGGCCTTCCTGCTGGAGTACCGGTGCCACCCCGTGCGCCCGgagccccccagccccaccgGGAGGCACAGCTCCGCCACGGGGCCCGATGCCACCTCCCTGCTGGCGACCGGCTCCCCCCCCGCGGCCGAGCCACGCCGCATCGTCCTCAGCACGGACAGCCCGGCCGCGCTGAAGGTGGGCACCCAGCAGCTCATCCCCAGGAGCTTGGCCGTGTCCACCAGGACCAAGCACAACGCGTCCCGGCTCCAGGGCTCTGCGGCGAGCCGGGAGCCGCTGAGCCCCGACCCGAAGGGGGCGTCGGTCCCCAGCCTCTCcctggaggcagaggaggaggaggaggatggggggggggccCTCAAGCGCAACCTGAGGAACATGTCCTACCGCGCCGCCATGAAGGAGCCGGGGCCACCAAACGCCGTCTCCTCCCTGAAACCTGTGTCCGAGGAGGGCAGTGCCCTGCCTGCCCACAGCCCCGGCAGGAGCAAG agAACCTTCGGGCGGAAGCGGGTGCAGAAGCGTGGCGGCTCCTTCAAGGACC AGCCCCGGCTGTACCAGGAAATCCGGGAGAGGGGCCTGAACTCCGTCAGCCATGAGTCAGACGAGGATTTGCTGGAGGAATCCATCCCGGAGGAGCCGTCCCCTGCGGGTGCTGCTATCGTGGTGCAGAGCTATCGTCCGGCACAAGTGACCTGGAGCCAGCTCCCAGAG GTGCTGGAAGCGGGCATCCTGCAGTGGGTATCCCCCGAGGAGCGCAAGCGGCAGGAG gcaaTGTTTGAGATCATCACTTCTGAGTACTCCTACATGCACAGCCTGAGCGTCCTGGTGTGCCACTTCATGAGGTCGGAGGAGCTGAAGGAGACCATGACCCAGACAGAGCACCACCACCTCTTCTCCAACATCAGTGACATCCTGACGGTCAGCACGAG GTTCTTCGAAGACCTGGAGAAGCGGTACCAGGAGCACCTCCTCATTCCTGACATCAGCGACATCGTGGAAGAGCACGCCTCGAACCACTTCAGTCCCTACATCAGCTACTGCTCCAACGAGGTCTACCAGCAGAGGACACTTCAGAGGCTCCT AGCCACAAACCCCTTATTTAAAGAGACCTTGAAACAAATTGAAAGGAAACCAGAATGTGGAGGCCTGCCAATGATCTCATTTCTCATTCTCCCTATGCAGAGGGTAACCCGGCTTCCTCTGCTGTTAGAT ACTGTCTGTCAGAAAACAAAGGCGTGCACTGCAGCCTATGGAGCTGCCACCAGAGCCCTGAAAGCCATCAGCAAG CTGGTGAAGAACTGCAATGAAGGCGCTCGTGCTATGGAGAGGACGGAGCAGATGTACACCCTGCAGAAACAGCTGGAATTTGGGAAGAGGAAG CCATTCCCGCTGATTTCCGCGTCCCGCTGGCTGCTGAAGCGGGGAGAGCTGTACCTGCTGCTCTCGGAGGAGGCCGGCATCTTCCGCCGGGGCGCCGGCAGGCTCTGCTACCTCTTCTCGTTCAATGACGTCCTCATCATAACCAAGAAGAAGAG CGAGGAGAGCTACGCTGTCCTGAACTACGCCACGCTGGACCAGGTCACGGTGGAGAAGATGGAGAACACGGAtccaccttcccctcctcccgGCAAGCCCGGGAGCGGCGGCACAGCCCGCGGCACGGCCGGGGGGTTCCTGCTCCGGGTGGTGATGGAGAAGGACAGCGAGGGCCGGCGGGAGGAGATCGTGCTGTCGGCAGAGACGCT GAGTGACCGTGCCCGGTGGATCGCCGCGCTGATGCACCGGGAAAAGGAGAAGCCGGACACAACTCCTAAAGGAG atctGAGCCAAGTGGAGATAACCCAGCCCTACCTGGCCAAGCAGGCGGACGAGATCTCCCTGCAGCAGGCGGACGTCGTCCTGGTGCTGGGGGGAGAGGACG gctggtgctggggggagCGGCTCCGCGATGGGGAGAGGGGCTGGTTCCCGCAGGCCTGCGCTCGGCACATCACCAGCCGCACGGCCGTGGAGTGCAACGTGCGCCGCATGGAGCGGCTGCGCCTCGAGACCGACGTGTAG
- the ARHGEF16 gene encoding rho guanine nucleotide exchange factor 16 isoform X3 yields the protein MSRRRPSSSVDDKAFLLEYRCHPVRPEPPSPTGRHSSATGPDATSLLATGSPPAAEPRRIVLSTDSPAALKVGTQQLIPRSLAVSTRTKHNASRLQGSAASREPLSPDPKGASVPSLSLEAEEEEEDGGGALKRNLRNMSYRAAMKEPGPPNAVSSLKPVSEEGSALPAHSPGRSKRTFGRKRVQKRGGSFKDQPRLYQEIRERGLNSVSHESDEDLLEESIPEEPSPAGAAIVVQSYRPAQVTWSQLPEVLEAGILQWVSPEERKRQEAMFEIITSEYSYMHSLSVLVCHFMRSEELKETMTQTEHHHLFSNISDILTVSTRFFEDLEKRYQEHLLIPDISDIVEEHASNHFSPYISYCSNEVYQQRTLQRLLATNPLFKETLKQIERKPECGGLPMISFLILPMQRVTRLPLLLDTVCQKTKACTAAYGAATRALKAISKLVKNCNEGARAMERTEQMYTLQKQLEFGKRKPFPLISASRWLLKRGELYLLLSEEAGIFRRGAGRLCYLFSFNDVLIITKKKSEESYAVLNYATLDQVTVEKMENTDPPSPPPGKPGSGGTARGTAGGFLLRVVMEKDSEGRREEIVLSAETLSDRARWIAALMHREKEKPDTTPKGDLSQVEITQPYLAKQADEISLQQADVVLVLGGEDGECRRAGSCGWGGFAFGGAMGGGTASVIRGCSSDQKLPGACGCWWGPCC from the exons ATGTCTCGGCGCCgccccagcagctctgtggacGACAAGGCCTTCCTGCTGGAGTACCGGTGCCACCCCGTGCGCCCGgagccccccagccccaccgGGAGGCACAGCTCCGCCACGGGGCCCGATGCCACCTCCCTGCTGGCGACCGGCTCCCCCCCCGCGGCCGAGCCACGCCGCATCGTCCTCAGCACGGACAGCCCGGCCGCGCTGAAGGTGGGCACCCAGCAGCTCATCCCCAGGAGCTTGGCCGTGTCCACCAGGACCAAGCACAACGCGTCCCGGCTCCAGGGCTCTGCGGCGAGCCGGGAGCCGCTGAGCCCCGACCCGAAGGGGGCGTCGGTCCCCAGCCTCTCcctggaggcagaggaggaggaggaggatggggggggggccCTCAAGCGCAACCTGAGGAACATGTCCTACCGCGCCGCCATGAAGGAGCCGGGGCCACCAAACGCCGTCTCCTCCCTGAAACCTGTGTCCGAGGAGGGCAGTGCCCTGCCTGCCCACAGCCCCGGCAGGAGCAAG agAACCTTCGGGCGGAAGCGGGTGCAGAAGCGTGGCGGCTCCTTCAAGGACC AGCCCCGGCTGTACCAGGAAATCCGGGAGAGGGGCCTGAACTCCGTCAGCCATGAGTCAGACGAGGATTTGCTGGAGGAATCCATCCCGGAGGAGCCGTCCCCTGCGGGTGCTGCTATCGTGGTGCAGAGCTATCGTCCGGCACAAGTGACCTGGAGCCAGCTCCCAGAG GTGCTGGAAGCGGGCATCCTGCAGTGGGTATCCCCCGAGGAGCGCAAGCGGCAGGAG gcaaTGTTTGAGATCATCACTTCTGAGTACTCCTACATGCACAGCCTGAGCGTCCTGGTGTGCCACTTCATGAGGTCGGAGGAGCTGAAGGAGACCATGACCCAGACAGAGCACCACCACCTCTTCTCCAACATCAGTGACATCCTGACGGTCAGCACGAG GTTCTTCGAAGACCTGGAGAAGCGGTACCAGGAGCACCTCCTCATTCCTGACATCAGCGACATCGTGGAAGAGCACGCCTCGAACCACTTCAGTCCCTACATCAGCTACTGCTCCAACGAGGTCTACCAGCAGAGGACACTTCAGAGGCTCCT AGCCACAAACCCCTTATTTAAAGAGACCTTGAAACAAATTGAAAGGAAACCAGAATGTGGAGGCCTGCCAATGATCTCATTTCTCATTCTCCCTATGCAGAGGGTAACCCGGCTTCCTCTGCTGTTAGAT ACTGTCTGTCAGAAAACAAAGGCGTGCACTGCAGCCTATGGAGCTGCCACCAGAGCCCTGAAAGCCATCAGCAAG CTGGTGAAGAACTGCAATGAAGGCGCTCGTGCTATGGAGAGGACGGAGCAGATGTACACCCTGCAGAAACAGCTGGAATTTGGGAAGAGGAAG CCATTCCCGCTGATTTCCGCGTCCCGCTGGCTGCTGAAGCGGGGAGAGCTGTACCTGCTGCTCTCGGAGGAGGCCGGCATCTTCCGCCGGGGCGCCGGCAGGCTCTGCTACCTCTTCTCGTTCAATGACGTCCTCATCATAACCAAGAAGAAGAG CGAGGAGAGCTACGCTGTCCTGAACTACGCCACGCTGGACCAGGTCACGGTGGAGAAGATGGAGAACACGGAtccaccttcccctcctcccgGCAAGCCCGGGAGCGGCGGCACAGCCCGCGGCACGGCCGGGGGGTTCCTGCTCCGGGTGGTGATGGAGAAGGACAGCGAGGGCCGGCGGGAGGAGATCGTGCTGTCGGCAGAGACGCT GAGTGACCGTGCCCGGTGGATCGCCGCGCTGATGCACCGGGAAAAGGAGAAGCCGGACACAACTCCTAAAGGAG atctGAGCCAAGTGGAGATAACCCAGCCCTACCTGGCCAAGCAGGCGGACGAGATCTCCCTGCAGCAGGCGGACGTCGTCCTGGTGCTGGGGGGAGAGGACGGTGAGTGCCGGCGGGCAGGGAGCTGCGGCTGGGGAGGGTTTGCCTTCGGTGGAGCTATGGGAGGGGGAACGGCTTCAGTGATCCGGGGTTGTAGCAGTGACCAGAAGCTTCCAGGAGCCTGTGGCTGTTGGTGGGGTCCGTGTTGCTGA
- the ARHGEF16 gene encoding rho guanine nucleotide exchange factor 16 isoform X1 yields the protein MGSVCVQHPGKGEPTPRFPLGLHVNALCSTGRRSPVSVLQCLAPCATAMSRRRPSSSVDDKAFLLEYRCHPVRPEPPSPTGRHSSATGPDATSLLATGSPPAAEPRRIVLSTDSPAALKVGTQQLIPRSLAVSTRTKHNASRLQGSAASREPLSPDPKGASVPSLSLEAEEEEEDGGGALKRNLRNMSYRAAMKEPGPPNAVSSLKPVSEEGSALPAHSPGRSKRTFGRKRVQKRGGSFKDQPRLYQEIRERGLNSVSHESDEDLLEESIPEEPSPAGAAIVVQSYRPAQVTWSQLPEVLEAGILQWVSPEERKRQEAMFEIITSEYSYMHSLSVLVCHFMRSEELKETMTQTEHHHLFSNISDILTVSTRFFEDLEKRYQEHLLIPDISDIVEEHASNHFSPYISYCSNEVYQQRTLQRLLATNPLFKETLKQIERKPECGGLPMISFLILPMQRVTRLPLLLDTVCQKTKACTAAYGAATRALKAISKLVKNCNEGARAMERTEQMYTLQKQLEFGKRKPFPLISASRWLLKRGELYLLLSEEAGIFRRGAGRLCYLFSFNDVLIITKKKSEESYAVLNYATLDQVTVEKMENTDPPSPPPGKPGSGGTARGTAGGFLLRVVMEKDSEGRREEIVLSAETLSDRARWIAALMHREKEKPDTTPKGDLSQVEITQPYLAKQADEISLQQADVVLVLGGEDGECRRAGSCGWGGFAFGGAMGGGTASVIRGCSSDQKLPGACGCWWGPCC from the exons ATGGGCTCGGTCTGCGTACAGCATCCCGGGAAAGGGGAGCCTACCCCGAGGTTCCCTCTGGGGCTACACGTAAATGCCCTCTGCAGTACTGGAAGGCGCTCACCTGTCTCTGTCTTACAGTGTTTGGCGCCCTGTGCCACCGCCATGTCTCGGCGCCgccccagcagctctgtggacGACAAGGCCTTCCTGCTGGAGTACCGGTGCCACCCCGTGCGCCCGgagccccccagccccaccgGGAGGCACAGCTCCGCCACGGGGCCCGATGCCACCTCCCTGCTGGCGACCGGCTCCCCCCCCGCGGCCGAGCCACGCCGCATCGTCCTCAGCACGGACAGCCCGGCCGCGCTGAAGGTGGGCACCCAGCAGCTCATCCCCAGGAGCTTGGCCGTGTCCACCAGGACCAAGCACAACGCGTCCCGGCTCCAGGGCTCTGCGGCGAGCCGGGAGCCGCTGAGCCCCGACCCGAAGGGGGCGTCGGTCCCCAGCCTCTCcctggaggcagaggaggaggaggaggatggggggggggccCTCAAGCGCAACCTGAGGAACATGTCCTACCGCGCCGCCATGAAGGAGCCGGGGCCACCAAACGCCGTCTCCTCCCTGAAACCTGTGTCCGAGGAGGGCAGTGCCCTGCCTGCCCACAGCCCCGGCAGGAGCAAG agAACCTTCGGGCGGAAGCGGGTGCAGAAGCGTGGCGGCTCCTTCAAGGACC AGCCCCGGCTGTACCAGGAAATCCGGGAGAGGGGCCTGAACTCCGTCAGCCATGAGTCAGACGAGGATTTGCTGGAGGAATCCATCCCGGAGGAGCCGTCCCCTGCGGGTGCTGCTATCGTGGTGCAGAGCTATCGTCCGGCACAAGTGACCTGGAGCCAGCTCCCAGAG GTGCTGGAAGCGGGCATCCTGCAGTGGGTATCCCCCGAGGAGCGCAAGCGGCAGGAG gcaaTGTTTGAGATCATCACTTCTGAGTACTCCTACATGCACAGCCTGAGCGTCCTGGTGTGCCACTTCATGAGGTCGGAGGAGCTGAAGGAGACCATGACCCAGACAGAGCACCACCACCTCTTCTCCAACATCAGTGACATCCTGACGGTCAGCACGAG GTTCTTCGAAGACCTGGAGAAGCGGTACCAGGAGCACCTCCTCATTCCTGACATCAGCGACATCGTGGAAGAGCACGCCTCGAACCACTTCAGTCCCTACATCAGCTACTGCTCCAACGAGGTCTACCAGCAGAGGACACTTCAGAGGCTCCT AGCCACAAACCCCTTATTTAAAGAGACCTTGAAACAAATTGAAAGGAAACCAGAATGTGGAGGCCTGCCAATGATCTCATTTCTCATTCTCCCTATGCAGAGGGTAACCCGGCTTCCTCTGCTGTTAGAT ACTGTCTGTCAGAAAACAAAGGCGTGCACTGCAGCCTATGGAGCTGCCACCAGAGCCCTGAAAGCCATCAGCAAG CTGGTGAAGAACTGCAATGAAGGCGCTCGTGCTATGGAGAGGACGGAGCAGATGTACACCCTGCAGAAACAGCTGGAATTTGGGAAGAGGAAG CCATTCCCGCTGATTTCCGCGTCCCGCTGGCTGCTGAAGCGGGGAGAGCTGTACCTGCTGCTCTCGGAGGAGGCCGGCATCTTCCGCCGGGGCGCCGGCAGGCTCTGCTACCTCTTCTCGTTCAATGACGTCCTCATCATAACCAAGAAGAAGAG CGAGGAGAGCTACGCTGTCCTGAACTACGCCACGCTGGACCAGGTCACGGTGGAGAAGATGGAGAACACGGAtccaccttcccctcctcccgGCAAGCCCGGGAGCGGCGGCACAGCCCGCGGCACGGCCGGGGGGTTCCTGCTCCGGGTGGTGATGGAGAAGGACAGCGAGGGCCGGCGGGAGGAGATCGTGCTGTCGGCAGAGACGCT GAGTGACCGTGCCCGGTGGATCGCCGCGCTGATGCACCGGGAAAAGGAGAAGCCGGACACAACTCCTAAAGGAG atctGAGCCAAGTGGAGATAACCCAGCCCTACCTGGCCAAGCAGGCGGACGAGATCTCCCTGCAGCAGGCGGACGTCGTCCTGGTGCTGGGGGGAGAGGACGGTGAGTGCCGGCGGGCAGGGAGCTGCGGCTGGGGAGGGTTTGCCTTCGGTGGAGCTATGGGAGGGGGAACGGCTTCAGTGATCCGGGGTTGTAGCAGTGACCAGAAGCTTCCAGGAGCCTGTGGCTGTTGGTGGGGTCCGTGTTGCTGA